The DNA sequence TGAAGCAAGGAGAAGTTCTAGGTCTAAATATACCTATGCTAAATCAGGTTATGGTAATCCAAACAGGGAACATTAAGATAAAACAGATAATGCAAAATAAAAAAAGGAAAGTAACTTTCGATTTTAATGAGCTAATGTCAGAAATCAGGATTATAGTAGAAGGTTCTTTTTCTAACTCTCTTGTATCAGGCCGGAGAGGGGAAATTGTTGTTATTCTTAACACTGGGGCGGATAGTAAACGAAAAGAAGAGTTGGATAATTTGGCACAGGATATTGAGCTTAAATGTAAAAAATTAATTGGCAAGTCGGAAGTGATGATTGGGATCGGAGCTTGTGGAAAGTCTCTTAACTCACTTCCCTTGAGCTACTCGCAAGCGAAGGCTTCTATAACTATTGTTAATAGGTTGTTTGATGGCAGGACTATAATTTCATATGAAGATTTAGGTATATACCGATTATTAAATGAAATTCCTGATACACCGGAAGTAAGAAGATTTATAGAGATGATTCTTCCTGAAGTTGATAAGTGTGATCAAAATGTTTTGAAAACACTCGAAGTATTTATAGAAACACAGAAAAGCCCTGTTAAAGCAGGTAAGTATCTATATGTTCATCCAAATACAGTGAAGTATCGAGTAAGAAAAGCTAAAGAGCTCTGGGGGGAACATATATTATCAGATGAGAGATGTATCGATACACTTATAGCTATAAAATTAAAAAGGATCTTTACACATTCACTTCAAGATTAATAATATCATAACAGTAACGCTTAATTTTGAAGAAAAACTGCGAGATTCTTGAAGATAGATTTTTAACTGCCGCAGTTCCACATTATTCTAAATTGTCAGTCTACGCTAAGAATATTCTGGTTTTTTGTCCTCAAAAAACAAAGGATTAATTCCATTATAAAAGAACATTCTTAAATTAAATCTCTTTTTACATGAAACTGAATTGATCAGTTGTTACAGGTTATTTTATTAATTAGCTTCTGCAGATAAAAATAATTCTTGCTGGCTTATCTATTCCTTAAAACAGGGTTAATTGCAGAATGATGTGGGGAGGTGTTTTTATAGAAGGTCGTATTTGCACGATTATATTAGCAGTACAGGGCAAATAGTTTACTGTGTGTTTTATCAATTAGGGGGTGTAAGTAAAATGTTAAGAAGGCAATTACTTGCCTTACTGATTGTGCTTTTACTGATTTCTGCATTTAGTTTCGGCTGTGGACCGAGTGAGCCGGTTGTTGAACCAGATGAGGAAACACCTGAACCTTCTGTTGAAGGACCGGTATATTTAAGGAAGACATTTTCCTGGCCGACCTATATCGATCCGGCAATTGGCTCTGACTTTTCAAGTTCTACAGCGATGACCAACCTTTATGACACTTTGATCTATCCTAAATCTGATGGGTCTTTTGATCCACATCTTGCAAGGGATTGGGAAGTATCGGAGGACAACCTTACTTACAGATTCTTTTTAAATGAAGGGGTAATGTTTCATGACGGTTCAGAACTTACAGCAGAAGATGTAAAATTTAGTTTTGATCGTCTAGTTGCAATCGGAGAGGGCTTTGCATATATTTTCGGGGGTAGAGTTGAATCTGTTGAAGTTATTGATGACTATACAGTAGATTTTCACCTTCCGGTGCCATTTGGTCCTTTTTTGACTACACTTACCAGGTTATACATTGTAAATAAGGACTTAGTAATGGATAACCTGCAGGAAGGGCCATATGGAGATTTTGGAGACTATGGGAAAGAATTTCTTAACACTAATGATGCAGGTTCAGGGGCATACAAAGTTAAGGAATTTGATGTAGCAACCACCCTGGTGCTTGAAAAATTTGATGACTATTTTGCATTTATTGATCCAATGGCACCTGATATTTTTGAACTGATTGGAACAACTGAAGCGGCTACAGTAAGAACCGGTATGATGAGACGTGAAATTGAGATTTCCGATCAATGGCAGACATTGGAAGCCTTTAATTCTCTTGAGGCAACAGATGGTGTGGAAATCGCCAGGTGGCCGGATGGTGGACAGCTTTATTTGATGATGAATACACAGAATCCACCTCTGGATGATATTCATGTGCGTAGGGCGTTATCATGGGCTTTCAACTATGATGCATTAGTCCAGAATATATATCCGGGCACAGAGCAGGCTAAAGGTCCTGTCTCCAGCGTACTGCCAGGTTGGAACCCGAATGTAATGCAATACAGCTATGATCTTGAAAAAGCCGAACAAGAGCTTGCTTTATCAAAATACGCAGGGCAATTCGATCAATACCCGATTGAATATGCCTGGACGGCTGAAGTGGCTGATCTGGAGAAAATTGCTTTAATGACTCAAGCTGAGGCTCAGAAGATTGGCCTAACTGTAGAAATAGTTAAAACTCCCTGGATGACGATGATTGACCGGGCTGGGAGTGAAGATACCACCCCACATATCATGAGTATCTGGGTTTCCCCTCACTATGGTGAAGCAGGTTCAATCCTTGAAGCCAAATACCATTCTTCTAATACCGGCAGTTGGGAACAGACAGAGTGGCTAAATAATGCTGAAGTTGATGCTTTGATTGAACAGGCTATGGCTACAGTAGATCGCGAAGAGAGATTTGCTATATACATGCAAATTCAGGATCTGATAGTTGATCTTGCACCTACGATCTTTGCCTATGATAATATGGAGCGCCATGCTTATCAGTCATATTATATTGAGTGGCCGCAGGCAAATGATCCGATTCCGGTTATGGGTTACAATTTAGCTGCACGTTTTATCAGGGTTGATCCTGTCAAACGTGCTGAATTATTAGGCAATTAAGCAATCACGTAAGGAGAGTCCGAAAGGACTCTCCTTACACTTGTTTTATTAGCTGTGCGGAGGTTTAAGGATGAAGCTCTCAACATTTATTCTAAAACGACTTATCCTCTCAATAGGAGTATTAATAGGTCTTTCCATACTGATCTTCGTAATAGCCCGGGTTGTCCCCGGCGATCCGGTCAGGTTAGCTCTTGGCGCCCGTGCACCACAGGAAGTTGTTGAAAAGGTAAGCAGTGAGATGCATCTTGATAAGCCTTATCCGATACAATATGTTTTATGGTTAAAAGGTGTGGTGCAGGGTGATTTTGGAATGTCTCTTTATACCCGAAGAAATATTAGCGAAGATATTAAAGCATTTCTACCAGCGACACTTGAGCTTGCATTATTTTCCGGCATTATAATGACGATATTTGGTATTTTGCTAGGTGTCCTATCCGTAATGAAAAGAAACACCTGGCTTGATCATGTCGTACGTGTAATTTCATATCTGGGAGTGGTTACGCCGGCATTCGTTTTTGCTATCTTTTTTGTACTTTTCTTTGGTTATGTAATGCAAGCATTTCCAATATCGGGCCGTTTGGCTGCCCACATTACTCCTCCTCCTATTATTACAGGGATGATAACAGTTGATAGTTTGTTAACAGGTAATATCAAGGCATTTTTAAGTGCGCTTACCCATCTTTTTCTTCCAGCGCTTGCACTTTCTATGGCAGGTTTATCGCAGCAGGCAAGGATTGCCCGGTCAAGTATGAGCGATAATTTACAAAAAGACTATATATTAGCCCATAGGGCATGTGGTATTAGTGAACAGAGGATTATGTTTAAATATCTTCTAAAACCATCTCTAATTCCAACAGTTTCCATACTTGGGCTTGATTTTGCTGCACTACTCAGTAATGCATTTTTGGTAGAGCTCGTATTTAACTGGCCGGGTATTTCAAGATATGGCATTAATGCGATTCTCCGAAAAGATCTAAATGCGGTTGCTGCTGTTGTGATGATTCTTGGAATAACTTTTGTTCTTGTAAATATAATAGTTGATATAGTAGTTGCTTATTTGGATCCAAGGATTCGCATGAGGAGGGATCGTACTGGTGCCTGAGATAAATAATGGTATAAAAGAAAATAAATGGGAAGTGTATAAGGATAATATTAAAAGGTCATGGTATAAATTCACCGGAAACAGGCTTTCCGTTATTGGCTTGGCAATTGTTATCATTGTTATCTTTTTAGCGTTATTTGCACCATGGGTTACTCCTTACCCTGAACATAGAGATGCGTTTGTAGATTTTGGCAATGCCATGCAATCACCAAGTGTAAACCATTTAATGGGTACAGATGCAGTTGGCAGAGATATTTTAACACGGGTTATATTTGGATTTCGCTTTTCATTAATGATGGGTTTTGTTGTTATTGGCCTGGCAGCGCCTCCCGGTATTATTTCGGGATTGGTTGCAGGTTATTTTCGCGATACATGGATTGATACGATAATTATGCGTATTACTGATGTCTTTCTTTCTGTTCCTCCTCTGATATTAGCTTTGGCAATCACTGCTGTACTACCGCCGAATGTTTTTTTTGCAATGCTGGCAGTAACCCTAATGTGGTGGCCGTGGTATGCACGTTTGGTCTATGGTATAGCATCTTCATTACAAAATGAATTCTTTGTTCAGGCAGCTCAGGTTACCGGAGCGTCAAGATCATATATTATATTCAGGGAAATCCTTCCGAACTGTGTTTCATCAATATTCACAAAAATGACCCTTGACTTAGGTTTTGTGATTATTATTGCCTCCAGCCTTAGTTTTGTCGGTTTAGGGGCTCAACCTCCTACACCTGATTTGGGCACTATGGTTGCAGATGG is a window from the Bacillota bacterium genome containing:
- a CDS encoding ABC transporter substrate-binding protein translates to MLRRQLLALLIVLLLISAFSFGCGPSEPVVEPDEETPEPSVEGPVYLRKTFSWPTYIDPAIGSDFSSSTAMTNLYDTLIYPKSDGSFDPHLARDWEVSEDNLTYRFFLNEGVMFHDGSELTAEDVKFSFDRLVAIGEGFAYIFGGRVESVEVIDDYTVDFHLPVPFGPFLTTLTRLYIVNKDLVMDNLQEGPYGDFGDYGKEFLNTNDAGSGAYKVKEFDVATTLVLEKFDDYFAFIDPMAPDIFELIGTTEAATVRTGMMRREIEISDQWQTLEAFNSLEATDGVEIARWPDGGQLYLMMNTQNPPLDDIHVRRALSWAFNYDALVQNIYPGTEQAKGPVSSVLPGWNPNVMQYSYDLEKAEQELALSKYAGQFDQYPIEYAWTAEVADLEKIALMTQAEAQKIGLTVEIVKTPWMTMIDRAGSEDTTPHIMSIWVSPHYGEAGSILEAKYHSSNTGSWEQTEWLNNAEVDALIEQAMATVDREERFAIYMQIQDLIVDLAPTIFAYDNMERHAYQSYYIEWPQANDPIPVMGYNLAARFIRVDPVKRAELLGN
- a CDS encoding ABC transporter permease, with the translated sequence MKLSTFILKRLILSIGVLIGLSILIFVIARVVPGDPVRLALGARAPQEVVEKVSSEMHLDKPYPIQYVLWLKGVVQGDFGMSLYTRRNISEDIKAFLPATLELALFSGIIMTIFGILLGVLSVMKRNTWLDHVVRVISYLGVVTPAFVFAIFFVLFFGYVMQAFPISGRLAAHITPPPIITGMITVDSLLTGNIKAFLSALTHLFLPALALSMAGLSQQARIARSSMSDNLQKDYILAHRACGISEQRIMFKYLLKPSLIPTVSILGLDFAALLSNAFLVELVFNWPGISRYGINAILRKDLNAVAAVVMILGITFVLVNIIVDIVVAYLDPRIRMRRDRTGA
- a CDS encoding ABC transporter permease gives rise to the protein MNNGIKENKWEVYKDNIKRSWYKFTGNRLSVIGLAIVIIVIFLALFAPWVTPYPEHRDAFVDFGNAMQSPSVNHLMGTDAVGRDILTRVIFGFRFSLMMGFVVIGLAAPPGIISGLVAGYFRDTWIDTIIMRITDVFLSVPPLILALAITAVLPPNVFFAMLAVTLMWWPWYARLVYGIASSLQNEFFVQAAQVTGASRSYIIFREILPNCVSSIFTKMTLDLGFVIIIASSLSFVGLGAQPPTPDLGTMVADGAKYMPDQWWMTVFPALAIVIVVLGFNLLGDGLRDMLAVEEV